One Cylindrospermum stagnale PCC 7417 DNA segment encodes these proteins:
- a CDS encoding acyl carrier protein: protein MVEFLNFQMSNSDLETNNAYHVEASPEKLKTTAEIQAWLVSYLTNVLKINPNEIDVTLPFDCYNMDSASAIGLSGEIEEWLECEFEPTLLYDYPTIEALTKYLANSLSIKQ, encoded by the coding sequence ATGGTTGAATTTTTGAATTTTCAAATGAGTAACTCTGATTTAGAGACTAATAATGCCTATCACGTGGAAGCCTCACCTGAAAAGCTTAAGACTACAGCAGAAATTCAAGCGTGGTTAGTGTCCTACCTAACAAATGTATTAAAAATTAATCCAAATGAGATTGATGTTACACTTCCCTTTGACTGCTACAACATGGATTCTGCGTCTGCCATTGGATTGAGTGGAGAGATAGAGGAATGGCTTGAATGCGAATTTGAACCAACTTTGCTGTACGATTATCCAACTATTGAAGCTTTAACAAAGTATTTAGCTAACAGCTTATCTATTAAGCAGTAA
- a CDS encoding tyrosine-type recombinase/integrase, with translation MFDYRKLVKQKNLNVKRQSPNSRKYSEVRTREHLLPEKVEAMRSAIKKSKCRHAHRDSTLILLIYRHGLRVAEAASLRWEQIDWNGGTIYVKRVQKGTLS, from the coding sequence TTGTTCGACTACCGAAAGTTGGTAAAACAGAAAAACTTAAACGTCAAACGTCAATCACCTAACTCTCGCAAATATTCCGAGGTCAGGACTAGGGAGCATTTGTTACCGGAAAAAGTTGAGGCGATGCGGTCAGCTATCAAAAAATCTAAGTGTCGCCACGCTCATCGAGACTCGACCCTAATTTTGTTGATCTACCGTCATGGATTGCGAGTGGCAGAGGCAGCATCTTTACGATGGGAGCAAATAGACTGGAATGGTGGCACAATTTATGTGAAGCGAGTCCAAAAGGGGACGCTATCGTGA
- a CDS encoding fatty acyl-AMP ligase translates to MIINVDHSPHSLPKVATLIAILRYRALHQPDFRGYTFLENGEKESDCLTYQQLDKKARAIAAQLQSFLAPSERALLLYQPGLEFISAFFGCLYAGVVAVPAYPPRQNQSLSRLQAIVSDAQVSLTLTTQSLLANIEKRLAKNPELGAVQWVATDNLNSDLASNWQEPTLCESDLAFLQYTSGSTGTPKGVMVSHGNLLHNQRMIEKAFGHTKETIFVGWLPLFHDMGLIGNVLQPLYLGISCILISPVAFLQKPLRWLQTISRYKATTSGGPNFAYDLCVRKITPEQRSTLDLSRWEVAFNGSEPVRAETLAEFTTTFASCGFRDEAFYPCYGMAETTLFVSGGLKTALPTVLCVDGTALEQNRVVAVSNEYKDGRKIIGCGHTWLEQKIVIVDPNSLTLRRADQVGEIWVHGSSVAGGYWNRPDLTQQTFNAQLQDTDTESKPFLRTGDLGFLHDGELFITGRLKDVIIIRGRNYYPQDIELTVEKSHPALRPSCGSVFTIEVNGIEQLVVVQELERSYLRKLDTSEVLRNICQAITAEYSLQIYSILLIKTASIPKTSSGKIQRQDCRSKFLVGDLDVVSEWSENPRHQVKFMNLQSDIELTLNQLSSVSSEKSKF, encoded by the coding sequence ATGATTATTAATGTAGATCATTCCCCGCACAGTCTGCCTAAAGTTGCTACTTTAATAGCTATTCTTCGGTATAGAGCATTACACCAACCAGACTTTAGAGGCTATACATTTTTGGAAAACGGAGAAAAAGAATCAGACTGTCTGACTTATCAACAATTAGATAAAAAGGCACGGGCGATCGCAGCCCAATTACAGTCCTTTTTAGCTCCTAGTGAACGGGCTTTACTGCTTTACCAGCCTGGGTTGGAGTTCATTTCTGCGTTCTTCGGATGTTTATATGCTGGGGTTGTGGCTGTTCCTGCTTATCCACCCCGACAGAATCAGTCATTATCTAGATTGCAAGCGATTGTGTCAGATGCCCAAGTGTCACTGACGCTGACCACTCAATCTCTTTTAGCTAATATAGAGAAGCGGTTGGCTAAGAATCCGGAATTAGGCGCTGTGCAATGGGTAGCTACCGATAACCTCAACAGCGACTTGGCGTCAAACTGGCAAGAACCGACTTTGTGCGAGAGTGACCTGGCTTTTCTCCAATACACTTCAGGTTCTACTGGAACACCGAAAGGGGTAATGGTGAGTCATGGTAATCTGTTGCACAATCAGCGAATGATTGAAAAGGCTTTTGGGCATACAAAAGAAACTATTTTTGTAGGTTGGTTGCCCTTATTCCATGACATGGGACTGATTGGGAATGTGCTGCAACCATTGTATTTAGGTATATCATGCATTCTCATATCGCCAGTAGCATTTCTACAGAAGCCTTTGCGCTGGCTGCAAACAATTTCCCGCTACAAAGCGACGACTAGTGGTGGACCCAATTTTGCTTATGACTTATGTGTTCGCAAAATTACTCCTGAACAGCGCTCTACTCTTGATTTGAGCAGATGGGAAGTGGCTTTCAATGGATCTGAACCTGTCCGTGCAGAGACATTGGCAGAATTTACAACCACTTTTGCATCTTGTGGTTTTCGTGACGAAGCGTTTTACCCTTGCTACGGGATGGCTGAGACAACCTTATTTGTTTCTGGGGGTTTGAAAACAGCTTTGCCAACAGTACTCTGTGTTGATGGAACAGCTCTTGAACAAAATCGGGTTGTAGCAGTTAGTAATGAGTATAAAGATGGCCGGAAAATTATTGGCTGTGGTCATACTTGGTTAGAGCAGAAAATTGTGATCGTTGATCCCAATTCTTTAACCTTGCGTCGTGCTGACCAAGTAGGAGAAATTTGGGTTCATGGTTCTTCTGTTGCTGGTGGCTATTGGAATCGACCCGATCTGACCCAACAAACTTTTAACGCACAACTACAAGATACTGATACTGAATCAAAACCATTTTTACGCACTGGAGATTTAGGATTTTTGCACGATGGTGAATTATTCATTACAGGGCGACTTAAAGATGTAATAATTATCCGAGGAAGAAATTATTATCCTCAGGATATTGAACTAACAGTAGAGAAGAGTCATCCAGCACTGCGACCTAGTTGTGGATCTGTTTTTACGATTGAGGTAAATGGAATTGAACAGCTGGTTGTTGTTCAAGAGTTAGAACGGAGTTATTTACGAAAATTAGACACCAGTGAGGTGCTGAGAAATATTTGCCAAGCGATAACAGCAGAATATTCTCTACAGATTTATAGCATCTTACTGATTAAGACTGCAAGTATCCCTAAAACTTCTAGTGGTAAGATTCAACGTCAAGACTGTCGATCTAAATTTCTAGTTGGAGATTTGGATGTTGTCAGTGAATGGAGTGAAAATCCTCGGCATCAAGTCAAATTTATGAATTTGCAGTCTGATATCGAATTAACTTTGAACCAATTATCATCTGTCAGCAGTGAGAAAAGTAAGTTTTAA
- a CDS encoding transposase: MDETGVLLGLTRTHARSQMGTRAYSLNPFYRGSKVTVIGAISINKVVALMTMNNSMDGRAFELFVEKFLVPNLWSGAVVVMDNLSAHKLDSIVLMIEAVGAKVICLSSYSPDFNPIELWWSQLKSFLRRFAPTTTEMVDKLISVALDLINPQQLRNWFASCCYCTS, translated from the coding sequence TTGGACGAAACTGGCGTTCTACTTGGGTTAACGAGGACTCATGCCCGTTCACAAATGGGAACAAGAGCTTACTCTCTTAACCCCTTCTATAGAGGTTCAAAAGTTACAGTAATTGGAGCAATTAGTATTAACAAAGTAGTTGCATTAATGACAATGAATAATTCAATGGATGGCAGGGCATTTGAATTATTTGTTGAGAAGTTTTTAGTGCCAAATTTATGGTCAGGAGCAGTAGTAGTCATGGATAATTTATCCGCACATAAACTAGATTCAATTGTGCTAATGATTGAAGCTGTAGGCGCGAAAGTTATTTGTTTATCCTCATACTCTCCCGATTTTAATCCAATTGAATTATGGTGGTCACAACTTAAATCTTTTCTACGCCGTTTCGCTCCAACTACAACGGAAATGGTTGATAAACTAATCTCAGTTGCACTCGACTTAATAAATCCTCAACAATTAAGAAACTGGTTTGCTAGTTGCTGCTACTGTACCTCATAA
- a CDS encoding helix-turn-helix domain-containing protein produces MKSYSVEFREKIVAAHLQKNISIRKVANIFSVSKSLVQKLVKQQKLEGNLQPKPRGKPQFSHLTNAEVELRELVEAHPDATLIELCEFLADKTGNWVGRSAMCRALQKLGLNRKKKQSGVPKPGLLES; encoded by the coding sequence ATGAAGTCATACTCTGTCGAGTTTCGAGAAAAAATAGTTGCAGCACATCTTCAAAAAAACATCTCAATCAGGAAAGTAGCTAACATATTTTCCGTCTCAAAGAGTTTAGTGCAAAAGCTTGTAAAGCAACAAAAACTTGAAGGAAATTTACAACCAAAGCCGCGAGGGAAACCACAATTTAGTCATTTAACAAATGCGGAAGTAGAGTTAAGGGAATTAGTTGAAGCACATCCAGATGCAACATTGATAGAGTTATGTGAATTCTTGGCAGACAAGACTGGTAATTGGGTGGGTCGAAGTGCAATGTGTCGGGCCTTACAGAAATTAGGATTAAATCGTAAAAAAAAACAAAGCGGAGTACCCAAGCCGGGACTCTTAGAGTCTTAA